A window from Polynucleobacter sp. MWH-UH25E encodes these proteins:
- a CDS encoding ion channel, which yields MFNFIQNADLPSFVTLFNEINADIANSHIWIVLISACLMLAVHAIIVLGIAGAFHWIDGVMTRHRIFGASFLSYFIAIFLVIAIHFSEIIIWAYICVGMKVFPTNPQTFFFAGEMYTTVGYGDYKLTEQWRILPIIISFTGIFAVSMSGAALYTMMGSLINKSSSQNGSIGG from the coding sequence ATGTTCAACTTCATTCAGAACGCTGACCTTCCGAGCTTTGTCACTCTATTCAACGAGATCAATGCGGATATCGCCAATAGTCATATATGGATAGTATTGATCAGCGCATGTCTAATGCTGGCAGTTCACGCAATTATTGTTTTAGGAATTGCTGGTGCATTTCATTGGATTGACGGCGTAATGACTCGCCATAGAATTTTTGGGGCAAGCTTTCTTTCCTATTTCATAGCAATCTTCTTAGTTATAGCCATCCATTTCTCTGAAATTATCATTTGGGCCTACATTTGCGTAGGCATGAAGGTATTTCCTACAAACCCGCAAACTTTCTTCTTTGCTGGCGAAATGTATACAACCGTCGGTTATGGTGATTACAAGCTGACTGAACAATGGCGCATATTGCCAATCATCATCTCTTTCACGGGCATTTTTGCCGTATCCATGTCTGGCGCAGCCTTGTACACCATGATGGGATCGCTAATTAATAAAAGCAGTTCCCAAAACGGAAGCATTGGAGGTTAG
- a CDS encoding ankyrin repeat domain-containing protein yields MYLLKIQSITFSFLFSVASLQTFAQTPSQAEDFAKAAKFDDVSEVKSLISKGVSPNTVDSKGNPMLVLAIKDRSAKVTELLLQNRNIDVDLSNKYGETPLMMASIEGDLPVVKTLVLQNKARIDHIGWTPLHYACAKGNLDVAKFLVANGAVVDSNALNGTTPLMMAVQSGNEDLIRFLLENGADIRLRNTQGFSAIDIADIYDKPWIADGLKSRWLKLYKQPYPGPLKQLPTKAS; encoded by the coding sequence ATGTATTTACTTAAGATTCAGTCCATTACTTTTAGCTTTCTTTTTAGTGTAGCGAGTCTCCAGACATTCGCCCAAACTCCATCGCAAGCAGAAGATTTTGCAAAAGCAGCGAAATTTGATGATGTTTCTGAAGTGAAATCTTTGATTTCCAAGGGTGTCAGCCCAAATACGGTGGATTCAAAGGGCAACCCCATGCTGGTATTGGCTATCAAGGACCGATCTGCCAAGGTTACAGAATTGTTACTTCAAAACCGCAATATTGACGTAGATTTATCGAATAAATATGGTGAAACGCCTCTAATGATGGCCTCCATTGAAGGAGATTTGCCTGTAGTCAAAACACTAGTTCTGCAAAACAAGGCTCGCATTGACCATATTGGCTGGACACCTCTACATTACGCATGCGCCAAAGGAAATCTGGATGTTGCTAAGTTTCTCGTGGCAAATGGTGCCGTAGTAGATTCAAATGCCTTGAATGGTACGACACCATTAATGATGGCTGTTCAGTCTGGCAATGAGGATCTTATCCGCTTCCTGCTTGAGAACGGCGCTGATATTCGTTTGCGTAATACACAGGGGTTCTCGGCTATTGATATTGCTGATATCTACGATAAGCCCTGGATTGCTGACGGCCTTAAATCACGCTGGCTGAAGTTATATAAGCAGCCATATCCAGGCCCTTTAAAACAACTTCCTACTAAAGCCTCATAA
- a CDS encoding TatD family hydrolase, with translation MFIDSHCHLDFPEFQSRLPEVLANMEAAKVTHALCVSVDIPDFPNVLKLAQEHDNLYASVGVHPDYEDTPEPTEEFLVDTASANPKIVAIGETGLDYYRMGDRSYDSMEWQRDRFRTHIRAALKVRKPLIIHTRSASADTIQIMKEEGADAIGGVMHCFTESYEVAKQAMDLGFYISFSGIVTFKSARELQETCKKIPLERILIETDSPYLAPIPYRGKTNEPAWVSKVGEFVANLKYVPVDVLADQTAKNFYQCFQINRVIK, from the coding sequence ATGTTCATTGATTCCCATTGCCATCTCGATTTTCCAGAGTTCCAAAGCCGCCTACCTGAAGTATTGGCGAACATGGAAGCTGCCAAAGTAACTCATGCACTTTGTGTTTCAGTAGATATTCCAGATTTTCCTAATGTCCTGAAACTGGCTCAGGAGCATGACAATCTGTATGCCTCGGTAGGAGTCCATCCAGATTATGAAGATACTCCAGAGCCTACAGAAGAATTTTTAGTAGATACCGCTTCTGCAAATCCCAAAATTGTCGCAATTGGTGAAACTGGCCTCGATTACTACCGCATGGGAGATCGAAGCTATGATTCCATGGAGTGGCAACGTGATCGATTTAGAACTCACATCCGCGCTGCTTTAAAGGTCAGGAAACCATTAATCATTCATACCCGTTCAGCTTCAGCCGATACCATTCAAATCATGAAAGAGGAGGGTGCTGATGCTATCGGCGGTGTAATGCATTGCTTTACCGAAAGCTATGAAGTGGCTAAGCAGGCAATGGATTTAGGCTTTTATATCTCTTTTTCTGGAATTGTGACCTTTAAGAGCGCTAGAGAGCTTCAAGAGACTTGCAAGAAAATCCCCCTTGAACGTATCCTAATTGAGACTGATTCCCCATATTTGGCACCCATTCCGTATCGCGGCAAAACCAATGAACCAGCTTGGGTATCCAAAGTGGGTGAATTTGTTGCGAATCTTAAATATGTACCTGTTGATGTTCTTGCAGATCAGACTGCAAAGAATTTTTATCAATGTTTTCAAATAAATAGAGTAATTAAATAA
- a CDS encoding DNA polymerase III subunit delta', with protein MIPAIEQEIKIAPWLKQLWSSLDFDHFPNAVLIHGQSGIGKFAFAIELAKALLCESTNPLGKPCNLCDGCHWFNTGNHPDFTALVPETHRKLLPQSDYESDEPTKKSRNTKDNDSEPNEKKEKKNISIEETRSAIEGLSIGSHRGGNRVILIYPLEMLRSDSANTLLKSLEEPPNKTIFILLADRVDRVLPTIRSRCRLLTAPRPDRSAGLAWLKSQLSASPEINVADSDVETIYDEQGGAPYAVLESLIARHYKDDKDELTISIAASRLLLQSMAQGGRINWLETSEKIHKAQYAFLLATMQRWVSDLQLVNGGSIPRYYPKHISTLMSLSQSAHTIKLLQFWKSLIQARRSENHPLAARIQLEALLSQYQQVFEV; from the coding sequence ATGATTCCTGCTATTGAACAAGAAATCAAAATTGCTCCGTGGCTTAAGCAGCTGTGGTCGAGCTTGGATTTTGATCATTTTCCCAATGCTGTTTTGATTCATGGGCAATCTGGAATAGGTAAATTCGCATTCGCTATCGAGCTAGCCAAAGCGTTGTTATGCGAATCCACCAATCCATTAGGAAAGCCATGCAATCTATGCGATGGTTGTCATTGGTTTAATACAGGAAATCATCCAGACTTTACGGCTTTGGTCCCAGAAACTCATCGCAAATTGCTGCCACAATCAGACTACGAATCGGATGAGCCAACCAAGAAATCACGCAATACAAAAGATAACGATTCAGAACCTAACGAAAAAAAAGAAAAAAAGAATATTTCAATAGAGGAGACCAGAAGCGCCATTGAGGGCCTATCCATAGGATCCCATCGAGGCGGCAATCGCGTCATTTTGATTTATCCGTTGGAGATGTTGCGCTCTGACTCTGCTAATACCTTGCTCAAGTCCCTTGAGGAACCGCCAAATAAAACTATTTTTATCTTATTGGCTGATAGGGTAGATCGGGTTCTTCCAACAATACGTTCGCGTTGCAGATTATTAACCGCTCCTAGACCCGACCGATCGGCTGGCTTAGCCTGGCTTAAATCCCAACTAAGCGCTTCTCCAGAAATCAACGTTGCTGATAGCGATGTTGAAACTATTTATGACGAGCAGGGCGGGGCACCCTATGCGGTTCTGGAATCCTTGATTGCTAGACATTACAAAGATGACAAGGATGAACTCACTATCTCTATTGCAGCATCTCGACTGTTGCTTCAATCCATGGCGCAGGGCGGTCGAATTAATTGGCTGGAAACTTCAGAGAAAATTCATAAGGCGCAATATGCATTCCTATTGGCCACTATGCAACGCTGGGTTTCGGATCTTCAACTGGTGAATGGCGGTAGCATACCCCGGTACTACCCAAAGCATATTAGTACGCTGATGAGTCTCTCGCAATCAGCCCACACTATAAAACTGCTTCAATTTTGGAAATCTCTCATTCAAGCCCGACGATCTGAAAATCACCCCTTGGCCGCCCGTATCCAACTTGAAGCTTTACTGTCTCAATACCAACAAGTTTTTGAGGTCTAG
- the tmk gene encoding dTMP kinase: MNSGYFISFEGIDGAGKSTHIDSFCKLMQGRHPEREVVVTREPGGTALGEQLRSLLLDSPMNIETEALLMFAARREHIAQVIEPALKAGKIVISDRFTDASFAYQGGGRGLSITKLNDLERWVQGQSDGSLLQPNLTILFDLPGEVAEARRSKVRAPDKFEKMDLNFFEKVRQEYLRRAKENPKRFHLVDATQTPEAIWNGLEGLEIKI, from the coding sequence ATGAATTCAGGATATTTCATTAGTTTTGAGGGCATTGATGGTGCGGGAAAAAGTACGCACATCGATAGCTTTTGCAAGTTGATGCAAGGTCGCCACCCAGAACGAGAGGTGGTTGTAACTCGCGAACCTGGCGGAACTGCTTTGGGCGAACAACTGCGAAGCCTGTTGCTTGACTCTCCCATGAATATTGAAACAGAAGCGCTCCTTATGTTTGCAGCGCGACGCGAGCATATTGCACAGGTGATTGAGCCCGCCTTAAAGGCTGGAAAGATTGTGATTTCAGATCGATTTACTGATGCCAGTTTTGCATACCAAGGGGGAGGTCGGGGTTTGAGCATCACCAAATTAAATGATCTAGAACGTTGGGTTCAGGGCCAATCAGATGGCTCATTGCTTCAACCAAATTTAACTATATTGTTTGATTTGCCCGGTGAAGTGGCAGAGGCTCGTCGCTCAAAAGTACGCGCTCCAGACAAATTCGAAAAAATGGATCTCAACTTTTTTGAAAAGGTTCGGCAAGAGTATTTGAGGCGAGCCAAAGAAAATCCAAAGCGCTTTCATTTGGTAGATGCGACCCAAACCCCAGAAGCAATCTGGAACGGGTTAGAGGGTCTAGAAATAAAGATTTGA
- the mltG gene encoding endolytic transglycosylase MltG, whose protein sequence is MRKKIQGRSLFHRKKSKAPKLLSYTLALIGFVVTIYAAIFLWPVVPSYSNAQNDLAYKVKIAPQSGLASISEQLKEQGLILSSLPFQISARALFVGSKLKPGTYLLPKGASLGKVLLQIARGDRVRESIAIIPGMTIWQVRNLIDSHPALIHQTKGISSKALLQALKLNYSSDEGIFYPDTYVFDPDEIDINIYQRASQAMQRQLDLAWQQRSPGLPLNSPYDLLILSSIIEKETGKSSDRDLIAAVFVNRLNKGMMLQTDPTVIYGIGPRFDGNLRKADLRKDSPYNTYMRKGLPPTPIAMPSKESLLSATHPAQSKALYFVAKGDGSSHFSDTLNEHESAVDRYQRKLMPKSD, encoded by the coding sequence ATGCGTAAAAAAATTCAGGGAAGGTCTCTTTTTCACCGAAAGAAGTCCAAAGCCCCCAAGCTGCTTTCTTACACTTTAGCCCTCATTGGATTTGTAGTTACCATTTATGCTGCCATCTTCTTATGGCCGGTGGTGCCAAGTTACTCTAATGCGCAGAATGATTTAGCGTACAAGGTAAAGATTGCCCCTCAATCTGGTCTAGCAAGTATTTCAGAACAGCTAAAAGAGCAGGGGCTGATTCTTTCAAGCCTTCCTTTTCAAATAAGTGCGCGAGCCTTATTTGTTGGATCAAAACTAAAGCCAGGAACTTATCTGCTACCCAAAGGTGCCAGCCTTGGAAAGGTATTGCTACAGATAGCACGCGGTGATCGAGTACGCGAGAGTATCGCAATCATCCCAGGCATGACAATTTGGCAGGTCCGTAATTTAATAGACTCACACCCTGCACTAATCCATCAAACAAAGGGTATTAGCTCAAAAGCGTTACTGCAGGCATTAAAACTTAACTATTCGAGTGACGAAGGTATTTTTTATCCGGATACATACGTCTTTGATCCCGATGAGATTGATATCAACATCTATCAACGCGCATCTCAGGCCATGCAAAGGCAGCTTGACCTGGCATGGCAGCAAAGATCACCTGGTTTGCCACTAAATAGCCCCTACGATTTATTGATACTTTCCTCAATTATTGAAAAAGAAACTGGTAAATCTAGCGATAGAGACTTAATTGCAGCTGTTTTTGTAAATAGGCTTAATAAAGGGATGATGCTCCAAACCGATCCAACCGTCATTTATGGTATTGGGCCTCGATTTGACGGTAATCTGCGTAAAGCAGATCTACGCAAAGATAGTCCCTACAATACCTATATGCGCAAAGGTCTACCACCAACCCCTATAGCCATGCCTAGCAAAGAATCGCTTTTGTCTGCTACACATCCCGCACAAAGCAAGGCTTTATATTTTGTCGCAAAGGGCGATGGTAGCAGCCACTTTTCAGATACGCTGAATGAGCATGAATCGGCCGTTGATCGATATCAACGCAAATTAATGCCTAAATCAGATTAG